Below is a genomic region from Flavobacterium ginsengisoli.
TGTGAATCATAAAAATTATAAAGCCGAATCTTTAGATTCGGCTTTTTTTGTGAATTTTTACAGCTAAGATTTGTTAAGATTTACTCGTAAGAAACGCAAAGGGTTTCACGCAGATTTTAAAAGATTTAAGCTAATTAAGACAGATATGAATTGCCTCCAGCTTTAGCTGGAGGTTTTTGTTTTATATTGTAAAAGGCTTTAGCCAAATTCAAAGTTTGGCTAAAGCCTTCTTCCTTTCCTTTTTACCTCCAGCTAAAGCTGGAGGCAATTCATGTGAAAAAAAACTTAGAGTCTTAGCGTCTTAGTGGCAAAAAAAATAGCTCTAAACCTTAGACTTCAACCTACTCAAAGTTTCCTGAGAAATATTAATATAAGAAGCCACAATTTTATTGGGCAATCTTTTCACAATCGCAGGATTTATCTTCAAAAGTTGATTATATCTCTCCAAAGCATCCATTGTGGTAAAAGACATTAACCGATTGGCATTATTCACATAAGCTTTTTCTAAATAATTGCTGTAGAACTCACGCCATTGAGGAATAATTTTCATTAAATGATTAAAATCTTCGTGTGAGATGCTTAGCAATTCGGATTTCTCAACAACCTGAATATTTTCTAACGCTGGCATTTTGGTAATAAAACTAACTAAAGCTGTTGCAAATTGATTTTCGAAAGCAATATATCTCGTAGCATCTTTTCCTTCTTCATTAATAAAAAAGATTCT
It encodes:
- a CDS encoding Crp/Fnr family transcriptional regulator, which produces MIYEQLGNSIRKSINVSDEDLETILSYFKFIKKGKNEILLAQGQISQETFFVAKGCLRIFFINEEGKDATRYIAFENQFATALVSFITKMPALENIQVVEKSELLSISHEDFNHLMKIIPQWREFYSNYLEKAYVNNANRLMSFTTMDALERYNQLLKINPAIVKRLPNKIVASYINISQETLSRLKSKV